One Eleginops maclovinus isolate JMC-PN-2008 ecotype Puerto Natales chromosome 22, JC_Emac_rtc_rv5, whole genome shotgun sequence DNA segment encodes these proteins:
- the ciao2b gene encoding cytosolic iron-sulfur assembly component 2B: MSGGTRLENANPVIFQRSGERLLAETDADEDIHDPIDDREIFDLIRSINDPEHPLSLEELNVLEQARVKVDDAESSVDVEFTPTIPHCSMATLIGLSIKVKLLRSLPDRFKIDVSITPGTHASEEAVNKQLADKERVAAALENSSLLEVVNQCLANKSI, encoded by the exons ATGTCTGGAGGAACCCGTTTGGAGAACGCTAACCCGGTGATCTTCCAGCGGTCCGGAGAGAGGCTGCTGGCGGAGACGGACGCGGATGAAGACATCCATGATCCCATCGACGACAGAGAGATCTTCG ATCTGATCCGATCCATCAACGACCCGGAGCATCCTCTGTCTCTGGAGGAACTCAACGTCCTGGAGCAAGCCCGAGTCAAG GTTGATGATGCAGAGAGCAGTGTGGACGTCGAGTTCACCCCCACAATCCCCCACTGCAGCATGGCGACGCTCATCgggctgtcaatcaaagtgaaGCTGCTACGCTCCCTGCCCGACAGGTTCAaa ATTGATGTCAGCATTACACCCGGGACTCACGCCTCAGAGGAAGCAG TGAACAAGCAGCTGGCCGACAAAGAGAGAGTTGCAGCCGCTCTGGAGAACTCCTCTCTGCTGGAGGTGGTCAACCAGTGCCTCGCCAACAAGAGCATCTGA